The genome window TCCGTTACGTCCTTAGTCCATTCGCTTTCCTTCGGGCGATCGTAAAATGCGTTGGCGTAAGGATCGATGATGATGCATTTGGTCTGGCGGTTGATGAGGCCGGCGACCATATCCTTCAATTTTGTGTCTTCTTTGAGCAATGGCAAATACGGCCAAACCTGCGCTGTGCTGTCGCGGAGCCACATGGCGTCGATGTCGCCGGTGATGACGAATGTGTCGGGTTTGCCGTCGATGGGTTTGTAATGTACGGTTGTGTCAATGGTGTTAGGAAAGCAATTTTCGAAAAGCCACGCCAATTCCGGGTCCTTAATCACCTTTTTCATGCGGGTAATCGTCGCTTCCACGGCTGGACTGGTAAAACTGCGCTTGTCGGCAGGAATGCGAACGACGAGAAAATCAGCAGCATTCTTGGCAAATGACCAATTGGAAACGGCCATTCCGGCCACAGCCATGGCGCTGGCTTTTATAAATGTTCTCCGATGAGAACTGCTCGGTTGAGACATGGATTCAGGAAAAATGATTTATTAAAATATTTTAAAGAAGCAATTTAGGCAAAAATCTCCTTTTACACCTCCCACACCATATGATCATACGTGTGCCCCAGAAAATCCTTTTCGCCAGCCACCTGAAAACCTACTTTTTCATAGATCTTCCTGGCATCCGGGTTCACCTTGTCCACAATCAATCCGACGCGACTGAAATGCTTTGCAGCGGCCAGTTCACAAAACGCGTTGAGCAGCTTTTTACCAATTCCCTTTCCCTGATGCGCCGGATTTACATTCACGCAATCGACATAATACTCGCCAGCCTCAGTTTCGTCGCCGGGTGAAAAGTTAGGATCGGATGCTCGGAGGACTTTCAGAACAGGCGCGCGAAGTTCATGCAAACGAGCGCCATCATAACCGACAATCGAGCCGATTACGCCGTTTTCATCTTCGTAAACCAATGTATTTTCGTAACTATATTGATTGCCTTTGTCCGCAATAAACTTTTCCATCAGCGGAATTGCGTCACTGGGATCGTCGGATTTTGCGAAGAGGCAGGCAATGTGGCCCAGGGCGAGAATAATGAGGGGAGCGAGCTTTGGGGCGTCTTCTGGTATGGCTGGTCGGATCATAAAATTTAATAATTTCTATCTATATTTTGCAAGAATTTGTCGCTGCGCCAAAAAGCAGGTCAAAATCGAGTCAGTACTAATCAAAAGACGTAAAGTTTTTAGCACTATTTTGTTTTAAAATTGTATTGCCTAAAACCGGATCATTAACCTACCAAAATAAATATGTCTCAAAAAATTAATGTTGCAATCGTTGGTCTTGGCTTCGGAGCCGAATTTATCCCCATTTACCAGCAACATCCCAATGCAAATATGTACGCAATTTGCCAGCGTACAGAGTCCAAACTGAATGAAATCGGTGACCAATATGGCATCGACGTGCGCTACACAAGTTACGACGACCTTTTGAATGATCCGAATGTAGACGCCGTACACATTAACTCCCCTATTCCCAACCACGCCGAGCAAACTTTGAAGGCATTGCGCGCGGGCAAACACGTGGCCTGCACCGTGCCGATGGCGACGAGCGTGGAGGATTGCATCGAGATCGTGAAAGCGACCAAAGAATCGGGCAAAAAATACATGATGATGGAAACCGTGGTTTATGCGCGGGAATTCCTTTTTGTAAAAGAATTGTATGAAAAAGGTGAATTGGGAAAAGTGCAGTTCCTGAAAGCAAGTCACCAGCAGGATATGGAAGGCTGGCCTGATTACTGGCCTGGATTGCCTCCTATGCATTACGCAACGCACTGCGTAGGCCCGGTTGCGGGACTTTTGAAGCTGGAAGCGGAGTATGTTTCCTGCTTCGGTTCAGGCACGATCAGCGAAGATCTGGCAAAAATTCACAACTCTCCTTTTGCGGTTGAGTCCGCGCATATTAAATTTAAGGACAGCGACTTATCAGCTTATGTATATCGCTCGTTATTTGACGTGGCGCGCCAGTACAGAGAAAGTTTTGAGGTTTACGGAAGCAAAAAATCTTTCGAATGGCCATTGATCGAAGGCGAAGATCCTGTGATCCATACGGCAAAAAAACCGGAACACGAAATTGCTGAAAAAGTGGCGACGCCTGATTACGCACATTATTTGCCAGAAGAAATCCAGCATTTCACTGGAAAAGGCGTTTATAACCTGGACGAAAACGCGCATTTGTCATTTGTACAAGGCGGCGGCCACGGTGGCTCACACCCGCATTTGGCCCACGAATTCATCACCGCATTAATAGAAGACCGCGATCCTTTCCCGAATGCATGGCAATCGGCCAACTGGACGAGCGTTGGGATCCTGGCGCATGAGTCGGCATTGCAAGGCGGGGCGTTGATTCAGCTGCCTGATTTTAAGGAGCTGTCGTAACTCTTCGGCCGCCCGGCGGCCTGTACTGAGGAGTGGGGCGCCTTGTCAGTCTGAGCAAGAGCCTCTGTCAGCCTGAGCGGAGTCGAAGGCACGTGCACCATGCCGTTGACAAGCGTGTTACCAAGCCAGTAGCGCGCCTTCGACTCCGCTCAGGCTGACAAGGCGTGCTACTAGCAGCAACATACAACAAAGCATAAAACAAATAAGAGAACATAGAACTCAATGAAAACCAAAGCGTTATCCTTTATCCTTGGTATTGTCCTGCTGGGCTGTGCCTCTCAGCCTTCATCGCAGAACGCGTCGGTGAAGAGCTCCTCGGTCAAGAGCGAGGCCGGAAAGGCGCGGCGTCTGGAAATCCTGTTTTTGGGAGACAACGGACACCATAAGCCTGCCGAACGCGTTCCGCAGATCATGGCTGCATTAGGCCCGAAAGGTTTCAACTTTACCTACACGGATAACCTGAACGACCTTAATCCTGAGACACTTAACAAATACGATGCCCTGATGCTTTATGCAAACTGGGATTCCATCGCGCCGCAGCAAGCGAAAGCATTGCTGGATTACGTGGCGAGCGGAAAAGGCTTTATCCCCATTCACTGCGCTTCGTATTGTTTCCGCAACAATCCGGAAGTGGTGAAGCTGATCGGTGGCCAGTTCTGGAGACATACCTGGGACACGATTCAGCCTGTTTGGACTAAGCCAGATCACCCTGCTATCGCTGGTGTGAAGGAGTTCAAAACGGTGGATGAAACCTATTTGCACGAGAAATTACAGCCCGACAACATTGTTCTGACGGAGCGTTTGATCCAGAAAGATCAGGAAAAAGACAGACCAGGCCAGCAAAAAGAGCCTTACACCTGGGTGAGAACACACGGAAAAGGCCGCATTTTCTACACGGCTTATGGCCACGACGAACGCACCTGGTCGGTTCCTGGATTTCAGGATATGCTGGAAAAAGGAATTCTTTGGGCGGTTAATGATGACGCAAGAAAATCGTTGGCAGCTTTGGCCCCAAAACCATTTGAGTATCGTGAAGCCAAACTTCCAAACTACGAGCAGCGCCCTGGCCCGCAAATGCAGCAATTGCCGTTGTCGCCGGAGGAATCTGTTAAGCACATTCAAATCCCGGTTGATTTCACACTGGACGTTTTCGCGCACGAGCCAGACGTAATGCACCCGATCGCAATGACCTGGGATGAGCGCGGCAGATTGTTTGTTTTGATCACAAAAGATTATCCAAATGAGCGCAAAGACACAGGCGGAAGCGACTACATTTTGATCTGTGAAGACACGAATAAAGATGGCAAGGCAGATAAATTCACGAAGTTCTCTGACGATCTGAGCATTCCGACAGGTCTTGTTTTTGCCAACGGCGGGATCATCGTTTCGCAGGCGCCGCATATGCTGTTTTTGCAAGATACCAATGGTGATGACAAAGCGGACGTAAAAAAGATCCTTTTCTCAGGCTTCGGAACGGGTGATACGCACGCCGGACCTTCTAACCTGCATTACGGATTTGACAACTGGGTTTACGGATCGGTTGGTTACTCAGGCTTCAAAGGCAAATTCGGAAACGCCGATTCTTTGAACTTTGGACAAGCACTTTTCCGCTTCAAACCAGATGGAACGGATATGGAAATTGTGGCCAAAACCTCTAATAACACGTGGGGACTTGGTTTTAACGAAGCGGGCGATCTTTTTGGCTCAACGGCTAACAACTCGCACGGCTGGTATAGCGCCATTCCAAACCGTTATTTTGGTCAAAGCAAAGTAGACAACGGAAGTCGCAGCACGGATACGCATAAAGACATGCAGCCAATCACGCCAAAAGTGCGTCAAGTGGACGTTTTTGGCGGATTTACTGCCGCAGCCGGACATAATTTTTACACAGCAAGAGCATTTCCAAAGAAATATTGGAACAATGTTGCCTTCGTTTCTGAGCCTACGGGGCACATTTTGCACCAAAATATCATGAAACCGAAAGGAACTGATTTTGAGGATGCATTAGGCTTCAACTTGCTGGCAGGTGCCGACGAATGGGTTGCTCCTGTGTTTGCAGAAGTTGGTCCGGATGGCGCTGTTTGGGTGGCCGACTGGTATAGCTACATTATCCAGCACAATCCGACGCCAAAAGGATCTGAAAATGGAAAAGGAAATGCATATGAAACCGATCTGCGTGATTTTACACACGGTCGTTTGTATCGCATTGCCTGGAAAGATGCGCCGAAATATACGCCGATCGTTTTGAGCAAAGACCGCCCGGACGAGCTGGTTGCGACATTGAAAAACACCAATATGCTATGGCGCCGTCACGCGCAACGCCTTTTGGTTGAACGCGGAAACAAAGATGTTACGGGCAAATTGGTTGAGCTGGTTAAAGACAAAAGCGTTGACGAAGTTGGCCTTAACACAGCTGCTATCCACGCATTATGGACATTGCACGGTCTTAAAGCGATCGAAGATCCGGCGGTTTTGGCTGCCGTAACGGAAGCATTGAAACACCCATCTGCTGACGTCCGCAAAACAGCCGTTCAGGTGTTGCCACGTAATCCTGCCACTGCGCAAACATTGTTAACAGCTGATGCATTGCACGACAAAGCGCCGCTTGTAGTCTTGAATTCGCTGCTTGCATTCTCCGAAATTCCTTACACGCCGGAAGTTGAAACTGCGGTTTTGGGATTGATGGACACTTATGCAATGCCAGAAGATCGCTGGATGCCGGATGCTTTTGCTGCGATTTTGAATGCTCAAAATGGCAAATTGCGTGAGAAATATCTCGCACAACGCGTAAGCAAATCGTCTGCAACTGCCGCTTCTACACAAAAAGCAAGTGCAGATAAGGCCATGGACCACAGCAACATGGATCACAGTGCGCACACCGCAGCTGCGAAACCAACCGTGGAAGGCTCAGCTGAACTCGCCATTACGAACATTACGATTGAGCCAAAAACACCTTACGTTCGTGAATATGCGCGTGTGGTGATTGAAATTACAAACCAAGGTTCTGTTGCGGTTCCAAAAGAGCTGGTTCCGGTTGTAAATGTGGGCATCAGAAGTCGTTCATTGAACACGAATTACATCAGCCGCCAGCTTAACAGCGGCATCGCGCCGGGTGAAACTGTAAAACTGACGGAGGGAAATAACGGTCCCTGGAAATCAGGTTTCGGCTTTACATCGGACGAGTCGGGTAAGGTGAACATTACCGCGACGGTGGACGTGGACAATGTTGTTCCAGAAAAAGACGAGAACAAAAACAACACGATGACCAAAAGCTTCGAAGTGAAGCGCATGGACAAGCTTTCTGACTTTGCATTGGAGCGCGCAACACGCGGTTACACTTCCTACGCAAGCGGTGACGATGTTTTGAAAATGATCAAAACAGCGCAAACGCTTGACCCGCAAGGACGTAACGCCATCATGAAAGGAATCGTAGGCGCATGGAATCCAAAACGCAAGGAAACTGCAAACGAAGAAGGCAAAACATTGCTTGCTTCGATCAAAGGCGACCTTCCGGACGATTTGAGCACACGTTTCACAACATTAATGGAATCTTACGGCATCAAGGAAGATGTTGCAGTTGACCCGAATGTGCAGGTGGTTCAGATCAAAGCGATCCGCGAGGAAATGAAGTTTAGCTTAACCGAATTCACTGCCGTTGCAGGAAAAACGATTGAGCTTGTTTTTGAAAACCCGGATGCGATGCAGCACAATGTGGTGGTTGGAAAACCGAAATCAACTGAAATAATCGGTGCAGCCGCTGACAAAATGATCACTGCCAAAGACGGCGCAGAGAAAAACTACGTTCCAAACATTCCGCAAGTTTTGGCCGCAACGCCGCTTGTGAACCCGGGACAAACTTTCCGCCTGAAATTCGTAGTGCCTGACGTGGTTGGCGACTATCCTTACGTCTGCACATTCCCAGGTCACTGGCGATTGATGAAAGGCAACATGAAGGTCATCAAAGAGCAGGCGGTTTTGAGTAAATAACCTGAAATCAATGAAGCACATTGCTTTTCTGATACTAATCCTGGGCGCTAAAATATCCTGCGCCCAGGATTCTTTGTTTAAAAACATTCCTGCGCACGATCCCGTCATGATCCGCCAGGATGGAACTTACTACGTTTTCACCACAGGACGAGGCATAAGCGTCTGGTCTTCAAAGGATATGGAAAACTGGAAGAAAGAAAAGCCCGTTTTTGCGTCCCCGCCCGAGTGGGCTGTAAAAGCAGTTCCTGGTTTCAAAGGGCACATTTGGGCGCCGGACATTGCGTTACATAGTGGCCTGTATTATCTCTATTATTCTATTTCAACTTTTGGTAAAAACCGCTCCTGCATCGGCCTGGCGACCAATAGAACACTGGACCCCAGAAGTCCGGATTACCGCTGGACCGACCACCAGCAAGTCGTTGAATCTGTGCCTGGCCGGGATGAATGGAATGCGATTGATCCCAATTTTATTTTAGACGAAAATGAGCAGCCATGGTTATCATTCGGCTCATTTTGGAATGGCATTAAGCTCGTCAAGCTCAATCAGGATGCAATGTCCATTGCGACAGATCCGCAGCAATGGCATACATTAGCCAGTGTTCCAAAGACCGCATCAAATTCAGAATCTGGCAATGGAGCCATTGAGGCACCTTTTATCTTCAAGAAAAATAACTATTATTACCTTTTCGCCTCCTACGACTATTGCTGCCGCGGCGAAAAAAGCACTTACAAAATGCGCGTAGGCCGCTCGGAAAAACTGACCGGTCCTTACATGGACAAGGCCGGAACGCCGATGAAAAATGGGGGCGGAACATTGCTGCTGGAAGGCGATAAAGATTGGCATGGCGTAGGGCACAATGCGGTTTGCACCTTCGATGGCACGGATTATCTGATATTTCATGGTTATGACGCCAAAGACAAGGGCCGCTCGAAGCTGCGGGTTGAGAAGTTGCGCTGGGAAGACGGCTGGCCGTCGTTATAATATGTTTAAAAAACGCAAATGAAAGTCGTCCAATTCACCATTCCGGTTTCCAAGGAGCACACCATTGTGGTGCAGGAAGACGTGTTGCCGCATTATTACAATCATTTGCACAGGCATCGGGAGGTTCAGATTGAATGGGTCGTGGAAGGTTCGGGGATTCTAATCGCTGGCAATTATATGCAGCGTTTTGAGTCGGGCGAGGTTTACATTATCGGTGCCAATCAGTCGCATATTTTCAAAAACGACGAAGCCTATTTCAATCCCGAAGAAAAAAAGCAAGTCCATTCCGTTTCCATTTTCTTCAATCCAACGCAGCTTCATCAGAACATTTTGAGTCTGCCGGAAATGGCCAGTATCCGTAAATTTGTCGACGGCCTGCACAACGGTTACCAGATTCCGGAATCCGCATTGCCCCTTGTCCAGAAGACGATTTCCGAATTAAAACAGAACAAAGACAGCATGCGCGTCGCGTCATTCATTTCGCTGCTGCATCTCTTCTCCACCATCCGCGACATTAAGCCGCTGGCCACCAACAACAGCGAGCAGATCATTTCCGAAGTCGAAGGAATCCGCATGGACCAGATTTTTCAATATCTTGTCACCAATTACAAAAGGCACATTTCACTAGCCGAAATTTCAGAAATCTCCAACCTCACTCCACAAGCATTCTGCCGTTATTTCAAAAAACACACCGACAAAACCTTCATCAGCTTCCTCAACGAAGTCCGCGTCAACGAAGCCTGCAAAATCATCATTTCCGGCAAATTCGACAGCTTTTCAGATGTGAGTTACCAGACTGGATTTGATAATGTGACGAATTTCAACCGGGTTTTTAAGAAGATTATGGGAAAAAGTCCAAGGGAGTTTCATAAGGACTTTCGTGAGCGGGTTGGGTAATATTGTTCGAGAAGACAGCTAGGCTGCCACTTTCCCAATTTCTATCCCATATTTCATGATTTCATGGGCGACCGGATTGGAGCTTTGAAAATCTTGAACAATAAACGGATGCGGTTCGATGCGCAAATCAATGTTTCTACGAAGCTTCATCATATCAATCTGCGTCTCGATGATATCTGCCGAACGGTCCAGCACCAACGCAATATCAATGTCGCTATCCAAATGACTATTGCCCTTTGCAAATGATCCAAAAAGAAAAGCCTGTTTCACCGGGTAAGTCTGATTTACCAAGTCAATATACTGCTGCGCGATTATAATTGCCTCTCTTTGATCCATAATCTTAGTGTTTGAAGAGGGATATAATACTGGTAGCAATTTCACATGCGTGTAAAACGCAAATCCCGGAGGGATATAATATTGGTAGCAAATTCACGTGCGTGTAAAACGCCAATCCCAGAGGGACATAATATTGGTAGCAAATTTGAAATCAGTGCAAAAACAATCCCGGAGGGATGTAATAATGTACACGACGTTGCATCCCTCCGGGATTGGCGTTTTACGTTAATTTCTCTTTTTCTACCAATCTTGCATCCCTCTGGGATTGGTGTCTTACGTTGATTTTCCTTTTTCTACCAATCTTGCATCCCTCTGGGATTGGCGTTTATGTTGATTTCCCCTTTTTCTACCAATATTGCATCCCTCCGGGATTTGCGTTTTACGTTAATTTTCCTTTTTCTACCGATCTTGCATCCCTCCGGGATTGGCGTTTTACGTTGATTTCCTCTTTTTCTACCAATCTTGCATCTCTCTGGGATTTGCATTTTTGCGCGCATGTTGACTTTGCTACTGATATTAAATCCCTTTGGGATTTTCCCTTGCTTACTTCATTTTCTCAAACCACTCACTGGTATATTCCTCCTCCAAACTTACATAAAAATCAAAGCGAAGCCATTTTTCTCGTAACCATAGGTTTTATTTCAAATCTCCCCTATTTTGGAGCTTAACATTACTTTTTTGGTTTGGCTGAATTGGGAAAAATGGGTGGTTCTTTTTGGAAGATTTGGGTGGATACGGGCGGGACTTTTACGGATTGTCTGGCGGTGGATTTTGCGGGGAATAAAACGAGGTTGAAAGTGCTGAGCTCGGGCTGCGTGCGGGGGCGGATTGTTGGTAAGCTGGCTGATAAAACTTTTCAATATGCGGCTTCCTGGGCGTTTGATGCGGGCTTGCTGGAAGGCTATACATTGCGCTTGCTGGAAAATGATTTGACTAGCAAAGTCATTTCTTTTGATTCTTCCAATCAAACATTCACTCTTGAAAATGATCTTCCATTTGCTCAAAACACCGATTTTGAAATATTCAGTGGCGAAGAAGCGCCTGTTCTGGCGGCGCGATTATTGACCAAAACCAAACTGACCGAAACTCTGCCTCCGCTCGAAATGCGCCTCGGCACCACGAGGGGAACCAATGCATTATTAGAAAGAAAAGGAGCGAAAACGCTTTTAGTAGTCACAAAAGGCTTTAAGGACCTCCTTTACATCGGCAATCAGCAACGCCCTTCCCTGTTTCAAATCGACATTCCCGAGCCAAGATTACTGTA of Dyadobacter chenhuakuii contains these proteins:
- a CDS encoding GNAT family N-acetyltransferase, giving the protein MIRPAIPEDAPKLAPLIILALGHIACLFAKSDDPSDAIPLMEKFIADKGNQYSYENTLVYEDENGVIGSIVGYDGARLHELRAPVLKVLRASDPNFSPGDETEAGEYYVDCVNVNPAHQGKGIGKKLLNAFCELAAAKHFSRVGLIVDKVNPDARKIYEKVGFQVAGEKDFLGHTYDHMVWEV
- a CDS encoding Gfo/Idh/MocA family protein: MSQKINVAIVGLGFGAEFIPIYQQHPNANMYAICQRTESKLNEIGDQYGIDVRYTSYDDLLNDPNVDAVHINSPIPNHAEQTLKALRAGKHVACTVPMATSVEDCIEIVKATKESGKKYMMMETVVYAREFLFVKELYEKGELGKVQFLKASHQQDMEGWPDYWPGLPPMHYATHCVGPVAGLLKLEAEYVSCFGSGTISEDLAKIHNSPFAVESAHIKFKDSDLSAYVYRSLFDVARQYRESFEVYGSKKSFEWPLIEGEDPVIHTAKKPEHEIAEKVATPDYAHYLPEEIQHFTGKGVYNLDENAHLSFVQGGGHGGSHPHLAHEFITALIEDRDPFPNAWQSANWTSVGILAHESALQGGALIQLPDFKELS
- a CDS encoding PVC-type heme-binding CxxCH protein, coding for MKTKALSFILGIVLLGCASQPSSQNASVKSSSVKSEAGKARRLEILFLGDNGHHKPAERVPQIMAALGPKGFNFTYTDNLNDLNPETLNKYDALMLYANWDSIAPQQAKALLDYVASGKGFIPIHCASYCFRNNPEVVKLIGGQFWRHTWDTIQPVWTKPDHPAIAGVKEFKTVDETYLHEKLQPDNIVLTERLIQKDQEKDRPGQQKEPYTWVRTHGKGRIFYTAYGHDERTWSVPGFQDMLEKGILWAVNDDARKSLAALAPKPFEYREAKLPNYEQRPGPQMQQLPLSPEESVKHIQIPVDFTLDVFAHEPDVMHPIAMTWDERGRLFVLITKDYPNERKDTGGSDYILICEDTNKDGKADKFTKFSDDLSIPTGLVFANGGIIVSQAPHMLFLQDTNGDDKADVKKILFSGFGTGDTHAGPSNLHYGFDNWVYGSVGYSGFKGKFGNADSLNFGQALFRFKPDGTDMEIVAKTSNNTWGLGFNEAGDLFGSTANNSHGWYSAIPNRYFGQSKVDNGSRSTDTHKDMQPITPKVRQVDVFGGFTAAAGHNFYTARAFPKKYWNNVAFVSEPTGHILHQNIMKPKGTDFEDALGFNLLAGADEWVAPVFAEVGPDGAVWVADWYSYIIQHNPTPKGSENGKGNAYETDLRDFTHGRLYRIAWKDAPKYTPIVLSKDRPDELVATLKNTNMLWRRHAQRLLVERGNKDVTGKLVELVKDKSVDEVGLNTAAIHALWTLHGLKAIEDPAVLAAVTEALKHPSADVRKTAVQVLPRNPATAQTLLTADALHDKAPLVVLNSLLAFSEIPYTPEVETAVLGLMDTYAMPEDRWMPDAFAAILNAQNGKLREKYLAQRVSKSSATAASTQKASADKAMDHSNMDHSAHTAAAKPTVEGSAELAITNITIEPKTPYVREYARVVIEITNQGSVAVPKELVPVVNVGIRSRSLNTNYISRQLNSGIAPGETVKLTEGNNGPWKSGFGFTSDESGKVNITATVDVDNVVPEKDENKNNTMTKSFEVKRMDKLSDFALERATRGYTSYASGDDVLKMIKTAQTLDPQGRNAIMKGIVGAWNPKRKETANEEGKTLLASIKGDLPDDLSTRFTTLMESYGIKEDVAVDPNVQVVQIKAIREEMKFSLTEFTAVAGKTIELVFENPDAMQHNVVVGKPKSTEIIGAAADKMITAKDGAEKNYVPNIPQVLAATPLVNPGQTFRLKFVVPDVVGDYPYVCTFPGHWRLMKGNMKVIKEQAVLSK
- a CDS encoding arabinan endo-1,5-alpha-L-arabinosidase; translated protein: MKHIAFLILILGAKISCAQDSLFKNIPAHDPVMIRQDGTYYVFTTGRGISVWSSKDMENWKKEKPVFASPPEWAVKAVPGFKGHIWAPDIALHSGLYYLYYSISTFGKNRSCIGLATNRTLDPRSPDYRWTDHQQVVESVPGRDEWNAIDPNFILDENEQPWLSFGSFWNGIKLVKLNQDAMSIATDPQQWHTLASVPKTASNSESGNGAIEAPFIFKKNNYYYLFASYDYCCRGEKSTYKMRVGRSEKLTGPYMDKAGTPMKNGGGTLLLEGDKDWHGVGHNAVCTFDGTDYLIFHGYDAKDKGRSKLRVEKLRWEDGWPSL
- a CDS encoding AraC family transcriptional regulator; this translates as MKVVQFTIPVSKEHTIVVQEDVLPHYYNHLHRHREVQIEWVVEGSGILIAGNYMQRFESGEVYIIGANQSHIFKNDEAYFNPEEKKQVHSVSIFFNPTQLHQNILSLPEMASIRKFVDGLHNGYQIPESALPLVQKTISELKQNKDSMRVASFISLLHLFSTIRDIKPLATNNSEQIISEVEGIRMDQIFQYLVTNYKRHISLAEISEISNLTPQAFCRYFKKHTDKTFISFLNEVRVNEACKIIISGKFDSFSDVSYQTGFDNVTNFNRVFKKIMGKSPREFHKDFRERVG
- a CDS encoding nucleotidyltransferase domain-containing protein, whose translation is MDQREAIIIAQQYIDLVNQTYPVKQAFLFGSFAKGNSHLDSDIDIALVLDRSADIIETQIDMMKLRRNIDLRIEPHPFIVQDFQSSNPVAHEIMKYGIEIGKVAA